In Ptiloglossa arizonensis isolate GNS036 chromosome 6, iyPtiAriz1_principal, whole genome shotgun sequence, the DNA window CACTTGCGTCTGTTCAAAACAATTCTTCAATTATTCATTAGATTACTAAATGTATATATTATGTGTGAAATACGATTCTAACTGTACCGTAGCATGAAGTTTACGTCTTTGTACAACATAAGGCCGATAGAATGCAGGCAAACCTAATAGACCATTTTCTATATCTAACAATTTTGCACATCTTTGAGTTAAAAGAATATTGCCTGTGTGTAAATGTCCATAGGGTAGACCCTTCTCATGAAGAAATCCTAAAGCTTCCAAaatctgaaataaaaattatttagatgTAAGATATGGTTAATCTATTATCTTAATGTAAAGTACCAATTTTCTAACCTGGTAACCATACATTGCAATTTCAGGCACTGTTAAACATTTGGTTTGTTTTGGGTTTCCATACTTCTTTATAAATGGTTGCTTAGGTTTAGTTACACACAAAGTGTCACGCAGTGTACCTGTCTGATGAAAGTTTCTTATTGTTAATGCTCCATTTTCTGTTACATGTTGAAAAACAATTGGTTCTATATAATTATGCTTTAATGTTCCTAAACTTTTGAAAACACCCTGCATATCTTTGTCTTGCAGGTGTTTGTCTGGACCAAATTCTACCCACGCGAGTAATAATTCTTGTTTGGGACTTTGGCGATTTTTAACACTATAGTAATGCTTCCTCAACCGCCATCCCATATCAGGAATGGCCTTACAAACTTCGTAATTAGCATCGTTCCGTAAAGCTAGTGATACCTGTTGCAAAGCTATTTCTGAAAATTAAGTTACATTTTAAAACCTATATGAAATGCATTAAACAagagaaaattatacaataaatCATATTTGATTTACAAGCTTCTATAAATGATGCAGtatttaaacaatatattttatGTGTTTGTTACTTGCTACTAATTTTCGATTACATTATtacatttgttaaatttttccaattattgCAATTAGATCATACCATGTAACGGTGCTGTATAATTATCCGGATCTAAGAATTTTTTCATAGGTAAAGACGATGCCAATATAGGATTCATTAGTATTGTGTTTATGAAACTCTGAAATCAATAAtgacaaatatttttgaaataaaatagactttataattatataatttctttattttgtgCTACAACTAACCTGCAATGCTATTTGACGTTGAGCTATGAAGTCTGGCTCCATATTACCAATAATTTTCTTTGGAGGAAGTGCCAAGTCAATGGCTGATATTGATAAAGCTGCATTGAGCTGTACAAAGTCATTGTAGCGTCTACTGACTCTCCAAGATTTTTCTGGAAGTGGACCTCTTTGTGTTCTGATCACATACTCCTAAATTCATGCAATTACAACATAAAAATATATGCAAatgaaccatccaaatttagattaaaaaaagaaatatttaaagaaacgttTTTTGCTTACTCGTTTTTGGTAAACAATAATGTATCATTTATTGCATTCATAGTAACATCTGTGAATGCACTTATTAATCAAAAGACATGaatatgataaaaaataaaatattaatatcaaaTTCTATACATATGAAAATTATGCttctaaatataataaaagtatatttttctatcCGCGCACGAATTTATACGTTTTGATATAAgccgaattttcaatttttaaaaaagtaaagATATATATTTGATTGTACAGGCTAAAGAAAAATCAAGACTCTAACGATCAACAATTGTACGTCACATTATTCAATGACATGACATTAGAACGAACAGTAGTACAGACGACACCTATTATCGAGCAAATTGTTGAAGTATATACACATTAAGCGTGCGCCGTACCGTGTGTCCCTCAATTGTTCTTGCATTTTCAATGACGCTCGTCAACTTCTCCGTATCATCTAGGAGCACTTTATTTATGTATCGTGTCTCAAATAAAGCCATTGATCATTAATCCAACGGAATACAAAGCCTGTGCGGGGCGAACTGCGTCGGTCTATCACATACTTTCCACGAGTCGCCATTCATGACGCACTTCTGCTTCATTTCAACATCGATGAACGTATATTTCGTTCTTACCGTAAACGCTTCAATGTCACTCAATTAGGCACAATATCCTATTAACGAGCGACAATTAAATTTTACGGACTTTGTCTCACAATTCAACACCTATCTTTCACTATTATTTCATTAACCACCCTTCGGCAGTGATACCACTTGAACAAGTGGTCACTACGAGGAAATCAAAGTTTCTATAATGTTTTATGTTTATCATTTACGTCGTTTAAATATGTACACATTGCATACTGATAACGTGATAACTGACTACCGAAAAAAAGCATTGGTACAATCGATGATGCGTTTCGTGTTGCACGAGGGGAAAGTCACCAAGTCCCTGAATCTCTTCATTGTCGCGGTGTCGTTTCTACTTCTCCCGAGAATGAaacgataaacaattattatttacctACACAATAAATCACGTGTTAATTAACCAGTTGAGTGCAGAGAAATACGATTACGCCCCTAGATACTCTGATAAAAAGTACAAAAAGCGCGATAGCACTACATTCACAGACGTTTTTAGTTTAACTTGTAACTTCATCGTTTTCTGTATGTAATCAGAAATATGTGACGTCATCTATGGTAAAACGTGTAATTTTACAGAATAATAGACCACTATCTTCGTTGTTAGATGGCGCTAACACATGATTTTCCCgctcaattttaatattataatgcTGGCAGTAATACTTAATGCAAGTATGTATTATTTAATAGAATAACATTTCAGACATATATCGAGTAGAAATCGCTGTTAAAAGAACCAATAAAGAAAGGAGTTTTAGacgtttattataaaaatattttgagaaaGACAAGAAAACATCACTGCATTCTTTCCTGCGTTATCATTGATCccaccaaaattttcttaaaataaattgaaaaaataataaagttcaCAGTTGATACTATAGTTTTCAAACATAAAATGTTAACATTGTTATACACGTAATTTAAACATATGGTTCATTTTATATCGACTAATCAGTCGTTCGAATAATTAGTATTTCAAATAATCTATGTTTTACTATACTTTATTACATTACGAGTAACGGTTACAGttgtatttaaacaaatttttcggagatATGCgtgaattaatatatatataaagaaaagtAGAATATGCATTGTCGGTTTATAGTGTCGCCATCCAGCAGGAAGAATGGgatttatttctctataaaCTTGCATGCTTTTCCGATGAAGGCGCTGCCTATACTATAAAATTAGCTTTAAAAGTGGAATTTAAAATTCATCAATAAAAATTGCTTTAAGAATAGTTCGGGCCATTTATCACTAGATGGCTTCCTCATTTCACGATCCATTTTCTTTCAATAGACCTAAAACGAGCCTAACATGCTTTGATTAAAATTCTTTGTAAATAGGTAGGTAATCAATCCTAACTTTAAACTATTATTTCATAAATGAGCATAACTACGAGTGGttatcgatttaaaaattaaaaatgattaaatattaaatattttttcttacattttgaGAATGAATTCGAcacataaaattaaaataaataaaaaacagataaaTTATTACTTATCTAATACATATCGTTGACAGAACATATAAATACACACTGAATACGTAAAAATTTATTAGTTAATACATTTTATAGTATTATAAcagaatatacatattttataccGATTCACGCGACTGTCGTGTACAGGTTACACGTTTCCGAATTTATTCTCAGAACGCAAtaacatatatacgtatattttgAAGTAACGGTTCAATTTAATTTTAGCTAATTTAACAATAACATTATAACCATAGCGATAAACAAACGCATAAAATAGCTTGCCACGTCATTTCTATAATTGAAAGTACAAATTCCACTAACAATTTGCCCGAAGACGTTTaacgatatttgaattttcgcgcGCCGGACGTGTGCACGATTAACGCAACGTAGTACCTCGTTGCGTCGTTGCAGTCCGGTCATACAGTTTTGCATCCTTTTTTCCAAACGTCgtctgccgttgtaatcattacACCGTGGTGATAGTGCAATAAAACTGAGTCGTGTCAGAAGTGGCGAGTGTCGATCGTTTCTCTGAAATTACCGCGCAAAGCGAATGGTTTTCCGACgcgtatcgtttcgaaacgagtaaacgaaCGCCatcgttcgagtcattcgtccATTCGACGACGAAAATCCCGCAGGTCCCTAAAGcggatcgcgcgagtttcttcccCGAGAACGTTTACGACGTAGAGAGCGGTGTACGCGGCACAGTGACGATGGCTCGGCGGAATTTCGTGTTCGCAAACGGCCACACGAGGCTCGAGATGTTTCCCGTCAGTTCGGGTTGACGGATCTGTCTCGTTCGCGGAAGAAGAAGCTACGAGTGCGTGACGCGTGTTCGGAACGTGCTATCCACTTCTCACTTTTCCCTGTCGCGTTCAAATCATCGCCAGCGTGTTAATTAAACAAACAAACTGTGGACCGGCGGTGTTAATCGGACACGCTGCGAGAAAATCTGGAAAGGACGTGCGAGTCGATGGGAAAAAGGAGGCGGCGGAGGAGAAAGAGGCAGGAATTTAAGGTTCAAGACGACATGGAGAATAACGACGAAGCGCGAACTGTCGCCGAACGTGCGTCGACGTCCAAGGAGGAATCGTCTTCTCCCGGCACCACCGATGACAATTACGGCTGTGAGCACTACAAGCGAAAGTCGAAGTTTGTGGTGAGTCTTCTTCTCGCGTTCCTTTCTAAAGGAACGCCGCGTGTACGTCTTGCCACCGTTCTGTTTTCAATGTCTACGATCACGCGGATCCCCGGTGATCACTTGACGTTTCACCCCCAGTACTGGCCGACTAATCTCCGAATCCTTCCGTGAGTCTTACGATTTTGTTCGGCGCAACCATCTTTCGAACACATTAGGGAGTACGGTGGGTAACTTGGATCTTGTTAACCCTTCACTCGTCCTGACATCATCGCTCCATACGTATATATTCatcgaaatttcgaacaatttttgttttgtaACGTTCGATACGACGCAACGAGACGTTAATCGATGCTCTTTAtgtaaaatgattaatttgtCTTTTAAATTGTCGAGTAAGTGACGCACATCACCAATTGAgggttaattatattattaattcgcGTAACGACGCATCTGTAAATGTACATTCCGAATCGATGAAAGCGGGGATGTTTGTACGTTCTTTGCGAGAAGAACGTAACGTTCGAGTTATCGTGAATAATAAGTAGGATGGTGGGttaatcgtttattcgtttgCGTTACGATGTCGCCATGAATTTAATCGTATCGCGAATTAATCGAAACACACGGCTTTAGATATATGCAAGGCTTGTTCGACACAAATGGTCTCGTGAACCACTTTCCGTAACCAAGAACTTGTCGAGACATAACGTAAatcaaaggaaaaaaaaaggatcgcGGTAATGAATCAACTTGTGGAGATTTTGCCATGGTTTCTTTTGCAATACCTGAAATGTAGATTTTAAAAACTAAATATTCCTTAGGCTCTCGAGTGCACTAAACggaagaatttaaaaatgatcCTTATGATTTATTTCCACAAAACGGAAAATTATGACACCTCTTAGATTGCTTACTGACACTACGTTGTCGCAAAAATCAGTAAAAATATAGCTTTCAAATTGCCTTAAGTGACGCaataaaacgaaacgtttatcgatATACGGTGCACTATTTCCGTAAATTCAATTCcgttttaatttacatttatgaAACAATGAATCGTTCCAAAAACGTAGAGATTTTCGTTTCTaaggaaattttacaatttcgcgTATTGCGGGAGAAAATGATGTCGAAGTTCGATACTTTCGCGTATACCCTTGAACTTGCCGCGTAATCAATATAATAAACGTTTCTAAAACGAACGCATAGCGGTCTTGCAATTAACGACTGATTCCGAAATCGTTCGCGCATATAAGCTTTTTCTATCCCCGTCGCGTGTAAACACAAGCGTACCGCGCGTACACGTGTGCGTGTACACACAGCAAACAAATCGATGAGGTTTGGTTGTATTGTGTGCGTGTAACGAGACCGTCCTCTTTCAAAGTGTTGCTTACCAATTGCCGCGATAAGTTGAGCGTCGTGTGCTGCTGCCAGCGACCAGTGCTTCTGCGTCGTCCGAGAAAAGAAGGgcgtaattacaatttttcaccaATCGTATGAACCGAACGATTTTTGTCCGTCGTCGGACATGCGACAGCCACTTGACTCAATTTCTCACTTAGTTACATCGGTTTACATTGTTTACCTGGAAACATAAAGATAAAACGCTGAGATCTTTGTTCCTCAAATATTGTTCGAGGGAACACAGCGTACTGTGTATAATCTAGATAGGCTTACGATCGAAGTCTCATTGCTTACGTTGAATCTTACGGAAAAACTACGCACTATTTGGGTCAGTGATTTTGTCTATTTCACTAGATACTCGTTCAACAGGGGAGATTCATGTAACGAGCAAATTGTATTCAAGGAGTTACGAGAAGAATATACGAACGGATGAAGTAGTACAAACGTATATAAAACAGGGGTCCAATCGGTAACTGGAATGTCGAATAGATTTGTCGTTAAAGGGTGAAGGTCACTAGCACGTTATCTATCGAATCGCAAATTCAATAATGATTCATAGTcactttggaatattttatctTATATAAAGTTCTACCGTTTTGGAGACTTAGTAATTCGATATAGTTATTGTATTACTATTACACATAATTTAATGGTAATTACGTTACACATTTGATAGTATATCTTATTCTGTTTAGTGtttaacaataaaaattaatcgacgattCCAACGGTAAACGAACGAACGCTGTTATTGCGTGGAAAAGTTTCATTGAATCGTTATAGTCATGCTTACATTCGGAATAGAGAATATTGGCCGCTTACAGTCACTGAGCTGTGCTATCTCCACCATCTCCAGTCTTTTCTCTTTGTATTGTGTACAACTtctcaaaataaaaaaagaagcatTTTccgtaatgaaataaaaaatacttcgTTACAAAATTTTACGCTGTTGATATCAAGAAATAAGTTTAAAGCGTTAatctattattaaataatttctaagaTAACTCGTACGAATGATAATTTATTACATTACTTTAATGAACAATAtaggaaatattcaaattagaTCAGTATGTTTAGAATATGCATACATTCTTTTAGAACACAgttctaaaatataataaacaaatattttaattctacTATAGCGATTTTGGGGAATGTGAAGTTGAGAAACACTGGTCTGTAGTAACTGTATTTGTGTAATGAAAATGGTAAATCTGTAaatgaccttgagcggtcaatatTTTATGTTTCAAGTGTGGCAGTAACGAAAAGATTCAAATCACCGATAACTTAAAGTTTCTTAATATTTAAACTGTTTCGTGTCATTAACCTTGTCGATGTTAAGACCGAACGATGAACGTACGTTGTGTGTGGCCCATCAACGGTCACGGCATGTTGTCATGTCCTCTGCACGCTAGCGGTACGTTTACCGCTCACGCCAAACGGATTTTCCGAACGTTTATAAGCGCCTGCGACGTCGAAAGGGTTAAGGATCAAGGACAGATTCATACGGGGGCTAATTGGATTATTATCCGAAGCCTTCGTTTTCTAAGCAAGCCTCGTTGAAGGCACGTTTTcgtaacgttcgaacgaaaatttgaaaaatacttaCACTGAGAAACAGGGTCGCGACAAGGCATAGAACGTAATCGTGGACGCCatattaaaagaaacaaaaattatattaactGTTACTCACTATTCACATAGTTCAACAAAATATATAGTTCACATTTTTTACAACACTATAAACCGAGATGGGCAAAATTTATATTCagatttttattcgttaaataaaaattaaaatttgaattataaaatgacaaaaaatttaactatttttcgaattttataatGGTTCGTTGAACAGATTAAGGTAATAAAAATCGTTCGTTTTCAGACACCCTGCTGCAACAAAGTATACACGTGCCGATTCTGCCACGACAAGCGGGAAAGTCACACTGTAAACAGAAAAGAAGTCACAGAACTGATATGCGTTTTGTGCGACACCCGTCAGCCGGTACAAGCGACTTGTCAGAACTGTCACTGTCGTTTCGGCAAATACACGTGTCTCGAATGCAATCTGTTCGACGACGAAGACAAGAATCAATATCACTGCGATGGCTGTGGGATATGCAGAGTCGGCGGTCGTGACCGATTTTTCCATTGTGCCAAGTGCAACATGTGTTTGCCAGTTCAGTTACAAAATGGACACACGGTAAATGATtgatttcaaaatattcgaattttgcgTGTAAAGTGCGCTCGGATTCGGGAGAGTTCAATTGTTCAGTGTGtgcaataaattcattaagctTTATTGTGGTTTAATAGTACAATGAATTTGGAAACAGTAATGACACAAATTGTGATTAATGCTTTTAAAACTTTGTGAAACTACATCTTTCATAAATTACAAGAAGAAGGAAATAATGTTAGTAAAAATCAGATATTTGTACATCTTACAAAAATATGGACAGTAGCTTTGGAATTTGAATAAAACTGAGTTTATTGCATATACTGGATAAGCAAATACCattgaaagtaattaattttcaaggtaattttattgttaatatttatttgaaattttcagtGCGTGGAAAATGTTTCACACGCAAATTGCCCTGTCTGTCTGGAGGATATTCACACAAGTCGTATACCCTGTCACATTCCAAACTGCGGTCATTTACTGCACCGTACATGTTTTGAGGAATTGTTACACTCAGGACATTATGCTTGTCCCATTTGCCAAGTATCGCTCCTAGATATGACTGATTTATGGAGATTTTTAGACATGGAAGTATCATTAACACCAATGCCAGAGGAGTATAGAGATTACAAGGTCGACATTCTGTGCAAAGACTGTCATGAAGTAAGCTATAATTTCTTGTAGATATTTTTTGTACATTCGTGATCCTGAAACaatgataatttttattctataaataattCCAATGTTTCAGGAGTCGACAGTAAAATTCCATGTTGTAGGTTTGAAATGTTTAAATTGTGGGAGTTATAACACTTGCAGGGTTAAAGGTTCCCCTTCTCCGGGTAAATATCAATTAGTGGTCATTATATCTTTTCTGTTTTAAAAGTTGCCGTCTGTTTTAAATATTGCTTGAAAATGTTTAGCAGATCCAGAAACATTGGACGAAGCAGCTGGTGGCAGGACGGACACGGGGGATGAAGAAAAATCGCAACGCCAGAACTCTGAGTATTAAAGGGAAAAGATTCGCAATCGTTCCCGAGAAACTGTCGCCTTCGGGCGTTTATAAAAGACAGTAGGAGATGGCCTTTACCTCTTTACTTGTTTTTAGCGAATTTACACGTCTCTGTTGATTGTTTTCAGACTTTTTATAGAAGCTATTTTGTTAGGAGGCTAAAATGTAGCAACTGATTTTAATCGGCACTTCATTTACGGTCGTGAAGTGTTGATAATCATTGAATATTCGTATTACGGTGGCAAGCGCAAACAAAATTATTGATTATAAAAATGAATGCAATGCGAAACTCGAATATCGTCAAGTATGAAGATTTTTTGTTCACGAAGATTTAATTTGATAATAGTACTTTAAAATGATCAGTACGTTCTCGACATTTGTCTTTCTCGCGGATCGGTGATGCGATACACGGTGTCACctgttttctaaaatttttctcacg includes these proteins:
- the LOC143148535 gene encoding PX domain-containing protein kinase-like protein isoform X1, which codes for MALFETRYINKVLLDDTEKLTSVIENARTIEGHTEYVIRTQRGPLPEKSWRVSRRYNDFVQLNAALSISAIDLALPPKKIIGNMEPDFIAQRQIALQSFINTILMNPILASSLPMKKFLDPDNYTAPLHEIALQQVSLALRNDANYEVCKAIPDMGWRLRKHYYSVKNRQSPKQELLLAWVEFGPDKHLQDKDMQGVFKSLGTLKHNYIEPIVFQHVTENGALTIRNFHQTGTLRDTLCVTKPKQPFIKKYGNPKQTKCLTVPEIAMYGYQILEALGFLHEKGLPYGHLHTGNILLTQRCAKLLDIENGLLGLPAFYRPYVVQRRKLHATTQVDVYSFGHVLYEMAFGRPLLEATCSELPYCEATLKSLLEVILSPEVLKQDLPTVIHLLEHPFFESAKRAMLAIGSVGKPHFKLSSHLKEVLHEAVNKAEQRLKDEQKVARHQKRFVKVQEMMSSEEEMKKRKQKLKKEQKLAQEQRSANQLGTNGMKQANGKSPERSDSPISTSTATSVGTLTPPSFRSIDVSQDHGAPGKDTIPPPPMPPSNGAVENVPKVINERTALLESISNFNKTSLRKIVNGHP
- the LOC143148535 gene encoding PX domain-containing protein kinase-like protein isoform X2; amino-acid sequence: MALFETRYINKVLLDDTEKLTSVIENARTIEGHTEYVIRTQRGPLPEKSWRVSRRYNDFVQLNAALSISAIDLALPPKKIIGNMEPDFIAQRQIALQSFINTILMNPILASSLPMKKFLDPDNYTAPLHEIALQQVSLALRNDANYEVCKAIPDMGWRLRKHYYSVKNRQSPKQELLLAWVEFGPDKHLQDKDMQGVFKSLGTLKHNYIEPIVFQHVTENGALTIRNFHQTGTLRDTLCVTKPKQPFIKKYGNPKQTKCLTVPEIAMYGYQILEALGFLHEKGLPYGHLHTGNILLTQRCAKLLDIENGLLGLPAFYRPYVVQRRKLHATTQVDVYSFGHVLYEMAFGRPLLEATCSELPYCEATLKSLLEVILSPEVLKQDLPTVIHLLEHPFFESAKRAMLAIGSVGKPHFKLSSHLKEVLHEAVNKAEQRLKDEQKVARHQKRFVKVQEMMSSEEEMKKRKQKLKKEQKLAQEQRSANQLGTNGMKQANGKSPERSDSPISTSTATSVGTLTPPSFPGHKS
- the Rchy1 gene encoding ring finger and CHY zinc finger domain containing 1 isoform X2, which encodes MGKRRRRRRKRQEFKVQDDMENNDEARTVAERASTSKEESSSPGTTDDNYGCEHYKRKSKFVTPCCNKVYTCRFCHDKRESHTVNRKEVTELICVLCDTRQPVQATCQNCHCRFGKYTCLECNLFDDEDKNQYHCDGCGICRVGGRDRFFHCAKCNMCLPVQLQNGHTCVENVSHANCPVCLEDIHTSRIPCHIPNCGHLLHRTCFEELLHSGHYACPICQVSLLDMTDLWRFLDMEVSLTPMPEEYRDYKVDILCKDCHEESTVKFHVVGLKCLNCGSYNTCRVKGSPSPDPETLDEAAGGRTDTGDEEKSQRQNSEY
- the Rchy1 gene encoding ring finger and CHY zinc finger domain containing 1 isoform X1 gives rise to the protein MGKRRRRRRKRQEFKVQDDMENNDEARTVAERASTSKEESSSPGTTDDNYGCEHYKRKSKFVTPCCNKVYTCRFCHDKRESHTVNRKEVTELICVLCDTRQPVQATCQNCHCRFGKYTCLECNLFDDEDKNQYHCDGCGICRVGGRDRFFHCAKCNMCLPVQLQNGHTCVENVSHANCPVCLEDIHTSRIPCHIPNCGHLLHRTCFEELLHSGHYACPICQVSLLDMTDLWRFLDMEVSLTPMPEEYRDYKVDILCKDCHEESTVKFHVVGLKCLNCGSYNTCRVKGSPSPADPETLDEAAGGRTDTGDEEKSQRQNSEY